In Mangifera indica cultivar Alphonso chromosome 7, CATAS_Mindica_2.1, whole genome shotgun sequence, the genomic window TTCTTCATTCAAGCCTTTAATATCATCCACAATTTGCTTCTCTTTCAGCTTCTTGGTCATGGTCGAAAATGAATAGAAGATCTTTCGGACccgcaataaataaaataagtgctCATGTTAGCCTTCCACTATGAGCAACTACATATTCCTTTTTGTATTCGTTAGATCATGCTTATCCACGCGAAGAAAGTGGAAACACTTTTGTTTGAATCCTTTGCATACAtgttcataaatttatattttaattgtagAATACTGCTAAGGTTCAGGTGAGGTTGTGAGATTTCATAAGGAGACTAATCCAACAATTTATCACTAAGtccttttatttaaatacaaaacTCAAGTTTATTTTCAGAAGTATAAAGTCAAATATAATCTTTTAGATTCAGACTTTAAATTTTATGCCTTAACTAATTATTGTaggttataaaataattatttaagaatATCGCGAAATttctttgtatattttaaatctatcattttaatgtaaatcttcaatataaattatattttttcctgcTGAATAATAGAAATTAGTTAATAAAGGCTTTGCATTCTCCAAAATATTTGGGGTCAAGCACATGCACCATTTCCTCCATCATACCAGCTAgctcaataatatgaatatgaattcaTGAATCTGgttgatgatgtattatttgaTGTTTCTTCTTCCTAATCTCCATAACCTTTTCGGGTAAAAATGAGTAAATAGATTGCATGAACACCAACATGGGACTCCTTGTTTAGATGTGAAGTCGTATGGACTAGTGCTAACTACCTCTGCTAATTCATGGTTAGGCATTGAAAGGGATTGATCATGTTGTTCGATCATTAAGAATATGCATGATTCAAACAATTAGGATCGTAACACatgaattgaattatagtttaattgCTTTAGGTTGTATACCAATATCAATAATTGACAATTTCACAAATCAAACAACTAGGAATTCATcctaaagaaaaaacaattaaaccTCTTGATTAAAAAGTAATTACAAAGTAATAAAGTTATCATTAAACTCTACAATTCTAGCATTCACACAAGCCAGTCATGCATTAAtgttaataacaaataaaacgAATTATAGAAAAACTATACCGTAAAAactaattgttaaaattaaagagtctaaaatgatataaatctcacactagaaatatatgttttctaatataagaattaagttttatattttatatttgaatcttaatattttattatattttataacatatataaactaattttgtaTTAACTTTTTGATAACTTCaagaaaatattacaatattaaCATCACTACTTGCGTTGTACTATAGATTTGGACtcttcaattataaaaattagcaTTTGATGGTGTGGTTTCTCCACCAGTTTGGATCACAACTTCACAAAATAAAGGTGATTAGGCAGAAATAATTCACTTTCGGATTCAATATACCGAATCAATAACATGGTCATAAATCAAAACTACTAATTAATGGTGAATACCGTAATGCTTGCCAGTGGAACTTATAGATGATTACTTGACAATAGTTAAAGTCAGCCCCAAACCAGACGTGTAAGTTGAATGAGATACTCAGGAAGGATTCCTGATGAAGTCAGAACAATAAGCCAGAGAATTGAAAAGACTGAAGAAAGGAATTGagtattttattgaataaaaatgccATATATATATTGCGAGGTGACGAACAAGATTGCATCATTATATATAGTATATACATTCATATATTTATGCTGACTTGCTCTGTAAGTGCAAAAATAGGATCACTGCTTACGCCATCCAACACTCTCTGCTCTTGGGGAAAAGTCATTACGTAAAATTGAGCCAGGGCTGCGAAAGATAAAGTGGCTGTATACATTAGACCTCATCAGACATATTTTTTAACGCCCCGTATTTTTCATGCTATGACTTAGTAGCCCTATTATCGTTCGCACAAAGTCAAACCGAACAAGgaactaaacttgaattaacTTACATTGAATCTAGACATGCCAATCAATCAGATTGGGTCGGTCTGGTCTATCGGGTTCATAGGTAATGCGTCTTCAAATGGGGTCAGCTAGGGGATGTTTAAAGACCTAAGACTCTACCCTATATATAAGATCAACTTAGGCCTCAATTTGGTCGGGTCAAtctaaatgaatattttttttttaattttaattaaaatttttaaatataaattatttttaaattattaaaacaaaagatagaacttcaaatattttatttataatctcttacTTATGAGGGAGAAATATCacggttacatgataaaaaatattataaatttataacatagtataaataaattaatttacatattatataattataaatataaataaaatatatatatcatatcatttatctactcgtcctcaacatccaaatttctgaattcatttgtaatattttgaaatgataaaatttaaatgaaaatgaaattataaacataaaaaattattatttgtaaattcagATAGTTTTTTAAAGAGAGTtcatgagagaaaataagattgaaaatataatgaaagaatcaAGAtcgagagatttgtaaataaaattagaaataaaaaaattttgaattagtttatataaaaaaaattaaaaaaataaactcttgCTTctgccattttcttttttttttttaatttttaaaaagtactCAACCAAATTAACTTATGACCTTAATATCAAAGTTCACATCCCAGCCTTAAAAGCCCATGAGTCAGGCCCATGATATTATAGTACTTGACTAAGCCAAAGTTTTGGACGTTGGGTCGAGTCTCTATTCGACCCAGTCCAATTAACATTCTAATCGAATCCAAGTCAAGTCTTATTCCCTTCCTAAGAGGAAGcatctttatattattattatttcattggGTTAATTAAAAGCCCATTACATTAGTCTTTGGAATAAAAAGAGAAAGCCTAAGTTTTGGAACTTCAGCCCACCAGCTAAAGTTGAGCCCAATGTATTTCATCCACCAGCACATGCCCTCAAAATGCAAATAGCGTGGGTTCATTTCTATCCGAACCAATCTCAAATGAAAAGACTTGAGTCTAACAGCGCCAATTCCGGGCCAGAAAAGGTTAGTTTGGGATAAAActaaatttgttttgatttatgaattgttttgttaaaaagaaaagaatagtCGAATAacgagagaaaaaaaaatcattaaattaaaaaataaattatagctGAGACAAGCTTTCCAACAACAATGTCAACTGGACGCCGGTCTCAAACGGAAATTTCTTTAATTGGAATAGGACTGTTCACTTTATAATATCTGGCGATCTTTCCGATACGGATACAGATATTTTAGTCTTCTCCAGCATGTAAGTACGAAGTTTCGTGGACTCTCACGTATGCTTGTGATCTACGTGGCTGATCATATTCACTAATAGAAAATACCAACGTGTAAAACACATGTAATTCAATACAGTTCCCCATCCGTCAGCCCAATAAGATTTGTCGCGGCGTCCTTTTTCTCACAAAAAATTCCGCAAATTTAGCTTTCTCGATATTTGCAATTTTTCTAACATTAAAATGTGGGACCACAACCGACCAGTCTCATCCACTTATAAATGGCAAATCTGATATGACGATTATACCCTCTTATCACCTTACACGTAAGTGATAAAAACttggattttttctttttattattaataatgtggCCTTTTTCTTTAATGGAAATAATTTCTTATATCTAGTCAAATTCCATTGGCAGAAAGAACAATTTGATTTTGGCTTCTTTGAGTATTAAATGATTCTTTTCCCAAttcttattttcaatattattttaagaaaataaaaataatcttatgaACAAGTAGTAAAAAATTTTCGTATGAATgttataaatattgtaaaacTAGATTTTATTTGagctaaattaaaaaaaatctagtttaagattagttcaaatttaaaaaaaaaaaaactttaaaattaataaactgagaactaaactcattttaaaaataattttattttaaatttaatttaaattaactcatTTAATAAGAACGAGCCTAACTTTTAATTCGGTCTCAACTCTCTTAAACTAACCTCAAACAATTTGGATCAAATCtaacataataatttgattcaaaattaaaaccacatttaaattgataaatatttagaaaagTTAAACAATGTGAAAGTAagtaatcaaatttaatttgtcactaaataattaatattttatatgaaaatatatttacttaaaaaataaaataatattttcaattaaaattaaatttatttaaatgttacGTAAATAATTTcacattaattgtttttattttgactttagAATTTTCTTACTCTCCTCtgaattttccaaaaaataatcaattttataaacaGCGACAAACAAGCATTCAAGTAATAATATGAAAACTTCAAGGTCATATCCGTACTTTAATGAACAAGCCACTTGCACATGCAGGGACAACATCGTAATTTCGATTCATCAAACTGTCTATAAAAGCACATTTAAGCTCtcgtttcaaaaatttatagaTCTTCAAAACTCAGAAGCACCGTTTTCTCCTAAGAAGTTCTCCAACTGTAAGTAAATATCTCTGCTTTATAattattctcttttttaatattttcgagATTGGCTAGGTGGTATAAATAGAAAGGTAGGATTGATTTACATTTAGTTTTTACTTGTAATTTGTAGTTTCtggtttataatttgataaattgtaACAAAAATGAATACTGGTAGCTGTATTGGAATCTCAACCATGAAGCCTTGTTGTAGAATCTTGATTAGTTACAGAATCTCCTCAATGTTTGGGGATTCTTGTATCAAATCAAAGGGTTTAGTTACAAATAATTTGTCGAAATCACAACTGAATCCAGTTCTCCATAACGGTGATGTCAGATGTAAGGTTATAGGTTATAATAAGTGCGTAGCTGATCCGAATCGGAGGGTTTTTTGTGTATCCGATTCGAGTTGGGGTCTGGTTAAAGGTTTAGGAAAGAGTCGTTTTTGTGTTCATAAGGATAGGAAAAGGGGTTTTTTAGTAATTCCCAATGTAGCATCGGATTTTAGGAATCACTCAACATCGATTGAAAATCATGTTAATGAAAAGGGTTTTGAGAGTATTTACATTCAAGGTGGTTTGAATGTGAAGCCTTTAGTAATTGAAAGAATTGAATCAGGAATTGAAGTGGTGAAAGAAGAAGATAACAGGGTAGAGGTTAACGGGCTAGGTGTaaatttagataatttgaaGCATTTAGATGAGAATGTCAAAACTGAGAGAGAGGCATTGGAGATTGAGGAGGAAGCTTGGAAGTTGCTTCGAGATTCGGTTGTGAATTATTGTGGGAATCCTGTGGGTACAGTTGCTGCTAATGATCCTGCAGATAAGCAACCGTCGAATTATGATCAAGTGTTCATTCGTGATTTTGTACCTTCAGCACTTGCTTTCTTGCTAAATGGAGAAGAGGAGATTgtcaaaaattttcttcttcacaCACTGCAGTTGCAGGTACTTTGTGATCTAAATACTGTAAAATCGTCTCATCGTATGCtgcaatttttatttacttgttaAAAATATAGTGGTGGTGAATTTTGATCATTATGTTCTAATTTTCTTGGACAAGGAATGTTTCTGGCTTTCaacattgaatttaaatatacaagttTATTGCCTGGACTAAAATGCTACAGAAACTTGCTGGGATTAATTTATTTGCTACCTAGAGAATCTCCTGGAATGCAGTGATTTGGTTAGGACGTAGAAGGCTGCCATTGTCTAAAATGGTCTCAATTATAAAGCTTGCCTAGAAGCTCATTGATTAAAATATGCATTTGAATTTCCCTCATTAACTTGTGTATTTTTGCCTTTATATGGGTGGTAGGGAAATTATTACCTATCTAACTAGTAATGAAGAGATTGCTGTTGTAACAAGGGAAATAGCCTCCTGTTTTGATCGTTGTTTACATCTCAACTCATGACTCTATATCTTGAAAACTTGTACACAATAAAAAGTGGGGAGAAGGAgagaatttttattgaaaaattgtcTTGCTTTTAGGCTGctgcaatttttctttctaattaaCTCATCCAATGTGCATTTTACTTCCTATGTGAGCTCTTCCAGGTTATCCATTTTTACagtaaaatgattttttctatcttttcatTGTCAGAGTTGGGAGAAGACTGTGGACTGCTATAGTCCTGGGCAAGGGCTGATGCCAGCAAGTTTTAAAGTTAGAACCGTGCCTCTAGATGGAAGTGATggagcatttgaagaggttctAGATCCTGATTTTGGTGAATCAGCCATTGGTCGAGTTGCACCTGTCGATTCTGGTAAGATACTGCTTAGTTCTGTTCAATGTGGAATTATTGATTTACCGTTAATGTTGATTGAAAagttttctttgttgttcaACACCTTTCTGTTTATTGAAATTTGTTCTCAATCTTCTGCCAATTTAGAATACAGCAGTTCTTAACACTTTCTTCACTCTTGAAATATTGGCATGGGTGTAACTggaatttgattaatattttcatCGCATTAATAGGGTTATGGTGGATCATTTTGTTGAGAGCATATGGAAAGATCACAGGTGACTACGCATTGCAAGAGAGGGTGGATGTCCAAACGGGCATAAGGCTGATTCTAAATTTGTGTTTAACTGATGGATTTGACATGTTTCCATCCCTGTTAGTCACTGATGGTTCCTGCATGATTGATAGACGAATGGGTATCCATGGTCACCCTCTTGAAATTCAAGTAAGTTTATTATGCTCAATGTAGcaacaaaattaacataaatcTGAAGTAGATACCTTATTCTCTTAGTTCTGTTCAGAGGTGGCtgaaaaccaaaatttcataCCTGCTTTTGTTGTCCATCTTTATTAACCAATGCCAACGAAGATTTGAACTAATAATGCTTTTGCGAAGTGTAGTACAGATGAACCtcataacaattttacctaCTGACCCCTCTAGCCAACATATTTTATCACTATgtatttacttttttcttttacatgtTTGCTATTGCCTCTGGTTTATGTTTTGACGATCTGATTTTATAGGCCTTATTCTATGCTGCGTTACGCTGCTCACGTGAGATGCTCATTGTCAATGATGGAACTAAGAACCTGGTAGCTGCTATAAATAATCGGCTTAGTGCACTCTCGTTTCATGTTAGAGAATATTATTGGGTGGATATGAAGAAAATCAATGAGATCTACCGATACAAGACAGAGGAATACTCTGCAGATGCTGTTAACAAGTTCAATATCTATCCTGATCAAATTCCTTCATGGCTAGTTGATTGGATACCTGATGAAGGTGGCTATCTCATTGGCAATCTAGAACCCGGTCATATGGATTTCAGGTTCTTCACACTTGGAAATCTTTGGAGCATTGTTTCTTCTTTAGGTACTCCAAAGCAGAATGAGGGCATTCTGAATTTGGTTGAGGCCAAATGGGATGATCTTGTTTCTCATATGCCTCTTAAGATTTGTTACCCTGCTTTGGAGTATGAGGAATGGCGTATAATCACTGGCAGTGACCCAAAGAACACGTGAGGCCTTCATATGCTTGGTTACATATATCTCCTTGTTCATATGGATAGAATTATTGATATGTTGCTGTGTCTATATGCAGCCCATGGTCATATCATAATGGTGGATCTTGGCCAACACTCCTATGGCAGGTGAGAAGAATAGTAATTCAAGCGGAAATTTTTCCTGTATTCTGTTCTTTTGTCTGCTTCTGGGATGTAGTCATCTTATTTAAGAGAAGTTCTTGAGTATTGGCCATGTCATGATCATATGAATTAATACAGTGTACTCACTAATTCTTTCACCGATATGATTTTTCAGTTCACTTTGGCCTGCATCAAGATGAGAAGACCAGAATTAGCACAAAAGGCAGTTTCTATGGCTGAGCGGAAGCTATCAGTGGATAAATGGCCTGAATATTATGACACACAAAGTGGGAGGTTCATAGGCAAGCAATCCAGGCTTAATCAAACTTGGACAATTGCTGGTTTCTTGACTTCAAAGATGCTTCTGAAGAACCCAGAGAAGGCATCCTTGTTGTTTTGGGAGGAGGACTACGAGCTCCTTGAGACATGTGTTTGTGCACTTCGCAAAGCCGGTCGGAAGAAATGCTCACGCATTGCCTCAAGAACCAAGATTATCATTTAATCTCAAGCAAACATCCCTTTACTGCCTTTTGTGACCATCAGTAGCATAGTTGgaaagtttaaaaaaagaataaaacccTGGAAGAGAACTCTCCTCTCTGAACAAATTGTGGAGTTGAATTCATGTTTAGCAGCCAATATTGCTGTAAATCTTTGATATGTTGTCACATTCATTGGagttatttaattgatttgattaggtGGCTATGTTTTTTGATGGCCACTAACTCTATTTATGGCTGAAAATTGCATACGCTCTTTGATGCAAGCAGTTGGGCATCATTGTACCCGActtcatttgtatatataagatTTAAATCATTAACCCTTGTTTGCTTGTATTGCTTTGCAAAGGAAATGCTAGTATTCATTAGATTATTCTAACTGATCAACAACATGCTTGTGTGTTTTTTGAAGTGGTTACATATggatagattcaaatcaaattaaattaaaatcaggttaactcaaattcaatatGAATTTATAATGAATAGTTTGAGACtaagtttgatttgtttgattcttGATAAGAAAGTTGAAAAGctgacaaaaaaatttttaaggagaagatcaaaaaagaaaaacagccAATGAAGATGacaaaatgtcattttaaataaataataataataataataataataataatcagtCATCTTC contains:
- the LOC123220816 gene encoding alkaline/neutral invertase A, mitochondrial, which encodes MNTGSCIGISTMKPCCRILISYRISSMFGDSCIKSKGLVTNNLSKSQLNPVLHNGDVRCKVIGYNKCVADPNRRVFCVSDSSWGLVKGLGKSRFCVHKDRKRGFLVIPNVASDFRNHSTSIENHVNEKGFESIYIQGGLNVKPLVIERIESGIEVVKEEDNRVEVNGLGVNLDNLKHLDENVKTEREALEIEEEAWKLLRDSVVNYCGNPVGTVAANDPADKQPSNYDQVFIRDFVPSALAFLLNGEEEIVKNFLLHTLQLQSWEKTVDCYSPGQGLMPASFKVRTVPLDGSDGAFEEVLDPDFGESAIGRVAPVDSGLWWIILLRAYGKITGDYALQERVDVQTGIRLILNLCLTDGFDMFPSLLVTDGSCMIDRRMGIHGHPLEIQALFYAALRCSREMLIVNDGTKNLVAAINNRLSALSFHVREYYWVDMKKINEIYRYKTEEYSADAVNKFNIYPDQIPSWLVDWIPDEGGYLIGNLEPGHMDFRFFTLGNLWSIVSSLGTPKQNEGILNLVEAKWDDLVSHMPLKICYPALEYEEWRIITGSDPKNTPWSYHNGGSWPTLLWQFTLACIKMRRPELAQKAVSMAERKLSVDKWPEYYDTQSGRFIGKQSRLNQTWTIAGFLTSKMLLKNPEKASLLFWEEDYELLETCVCALRKAGRKKCSRIASRTKIII